DNA from Archaeoglobus veneficus SNP6:
TATAAATGGCAGAGAAGATGATCCGAGGTGTGGCAAGCCGTGGGACTGGTTCTACCCACCGCATAAGTAGGGGCTTCAAGGTTTTGGTCATAGAGTTTATAAAGCCATAACAACACGTGTGGACGTGGGCGATACAGTAGGAGACTCACTGAGAAGAGTGGCAAAAGGTGCGGCTATATTTTTCATCGGCTCGATAGTAGGCTTATTTATTGCATTTATTGGAAGAATTATTGTAGTAAGATATGTTTCTCCTTCTCAGTTTGGGGTTCTCTCTCTTTCGCTGGTCGTATTCACCATACTGTGCACTATTGCAAGCATGGGTTTGCCTGAGGGGCTAACAAGGCAGGCATCTTACTTTCTTGGGAAAAAAGACCTCGAGAAGGTAAAAGCCGTATTCGGAGCAGGGATTTATCTGTCCACTATATCGGGCCTTCTTGCGGCCGCCGGTCTTTTTGCTTTATCAGACGTACTTGCAGAATTCTTTGGAATGCCGGATGTTTCTTGGACACTCAAAATATTCTCTTTTGCACTACCGGTAGCAATGCTAAACAGAACACTGGTCTCTATTTTCCGTACCTACGAAAGAGCAGATGTTAAGGTTATTTTCAGCGATTTGTTACCCAATACTTTGAGAGTGGCATTTATTGTTGCGATGGTCATTCTCAGCATGTCTTTTTACTGGGTAGTTATGGCCTACTTTTTTTCTATCGTGATTTCAGGGATTGTTTTTCTTACTTACTCTCTCAGAAATGTTGAATTCAAAACTTCGGAGAGTGTATTTAAATACTTCAAAATTCTAATCTTCTTTTCGTTACCACTTTTAATTCAATCCATACTTGGGATGCTCATAACCTGGACAGACACACTTATGATAGGTTATTACCTGGCTTCCTCTGATGTCGGTCTTTACAATGGAGCGCAGCCTCTTGCGGGACTTATGCAGAACTTTCTTGCCTCTGTAAGTTTTCTCTATTTTCCAATTGTCTCGCAACTCTATGCGAGGAATCAACTCAGAGAGATGGGAAGAACCTATGCTGTTGTAACAAAATGGTTAATGTCCGCATCGCTGCCAATTTTTCTGGTGCTTTTCTTCTTCCCCGATGCTGTTCTCTGGCTGCTTTATGGTGAAGCTTACGTTCCAGCAGCTTATGCACTCAGAGCTCTCGCTTTAGGTTTCTTCACTCATGTCATGCTCGGACCAAACGGTTTGACACTGATTGCAGCGGGAGAGGCAAAGTTTCCCACAATTGCAGGTTTTATTGCAGCAGTTATTAATTTCGTTTTAAACTTAATTCTAATACCTCTATTTGGAATTACTGGAGCCGCTATTGCTTCAGCCTCAACCTACGCAACTGCGAATGCTATGATTTCGCTTAAACTATACAAAGATTACAAAATACACCCGTTTACAAAGAATTATGTTAAGCCTGCCTTTATTTCGTTAGCAGTTGCTCTGCTGATATACCTCATTTCAAAAACCTTGATTCAAGTTGAGGGTTGGATGCTTCCCGTGTTGTTCATTCTTTTTGTGGTGATATACCTTCTTTCGCTTCTTTTTACAAGGAGCTTCGACCAGGAGGATGTTATGATTATGCTGTCTATCGAGCAGAGACTTGGTGTGGATCTGACGTGGGCTAAGAGGGTTTTGAAGAGGTTTGTTTAGATTTTCCGTTTAAACTTCAACTCTTTTATCTTTAACTTTAATCTATCTTCTTCGCTCTTTTTATCATAGTATGATGGATCTACGTGAACTGGTTGCCTCTTCGCTAGCTCGCTGTTAGGTTCAAATATTTCCATAAGCACTCTGCCATCCATATCGTTGGGGATAGGTAGGCCGAGGATATGGAGAATGGTTGGAGCTATGTCGTAGATCTTCGCATTTTCTATTTTGTAACCTTTTTTGATGCCAGGACCATAAACAAGGAAAATTCCATATATATCATGGAAAGAGCATGGCTCGAATTTTTCAAAAATATTCCCCCTCAGAGCAGGTGAAACAAAAAACCCATTAGGAATTAGTAAAATTTCCGGCGCAGATTCAACAAACGGACCAGAATAAACTTCATTTTTTCTTAAAATTTTCTTAAAAACTTTTTGTTTATTAAATTCAAGTTCATTTAAAATTGACATTATTTTGTTGGTGATCTCTTGCTTCTTTCGACTATTTTCATCCCTAACATATATGCCTAACGATTCCGAAGTGGGAATAAAAGCTATTGAATTATTGAAATCAATTTTTTCTGGATTGATTTGAACCCTGTTTTGTCTGAAAATAAAGCCGAAAATAGCCTTTGCAATAGGTTTTATTAAGGGCAAAGTTGCTAATTTAAAAAGGACTTTAGGAATTGAGAGTATCCGAACTTTTTTATGCAATAAATTATTCATAACATGCTCTCCTAAAGTTTCATCTATCTCTGAAGGATTTTCAACTATTTTGGTTTTTAAGAATCCATACTTCTTGAAAATAATATTTAAATTAATTTTATACGAATAATCTCCAAATCCGTGATCGGACATAAGGATTAATATTGTATTTTCGTCGATTTGATCTAAAAGCCAACTAAGAAACTCATCCGCAATCTGAAATATTTTTCTGGCTGTTTGCCCTATTTTTGTGTTGCCCTTGAGTTCTTTCCAAAAATGGTGTGAAATACTATCCGTCAGAGGATATAAATAAAAGTAAAAATCCCATTTTTCATCAATCAACATTTTTTTTGCAGCTTGTATCTGTTTTTTAGCGGTTTCGACCATATCTTCAATTAATTTAACACCTCTCTTAGATAAATCTGGAACTACTTTGTAGTCTTTTATATACTCTAATTTATTACTAGGAAAAATCTCCTTATGAGGGTATAGAAAATCCGAGACCATAATTCCATTAAATCCCTCTGGTGGTGGAAACGACAAAGGGAGACCGATTATAACACTCCTTAAGCCCTTTTTAGATAGGATCTCATAAATTGTTTTACATTTAATATCCTCTGATGTATGGAGCTTTAAACGCCCATTTTCAAAGTACACAAAATCGAATATCCCGTGTTTTCCTGGATTTTTTCCAGTTGAAAAAGAGACCCATGCCGGACCTGTTATTGGGGGAATTGTTGATTCCAAATATCCCCAAACCCCATCCTCCATCAACTTCTTAAATGTTGGCAATTCTCCCTCATCTGCCCAGGGCTTAATCAAATCCCAAGTAGCTCCATCTAAACCGATTACAATTACTCTCTTATTTTTTGACATTGAATTTCATCCTCCTTTTTAAAACCAGTGATTTACACAATATTCCTCCACGCCATCCTACAACTGCTAAAACGATGCTTCCAACTAACTCTTTTTTTGATATAAATTCTCTATTTTTTATAGATTCAATATAAAATTTAAATCTGTGTCTTCCTGAAAATGCTGATTGTTTTAGTATTGATTGAAAAAGTAAATTCCTGTTAGGTCCGAATCTGCTGTTCTTTCGTGACCATGAATAAGCATATTCTAAATTGTAACTCAACTCCTCAAAGTTAGATTGCATTTCAACTTTATTTTCACCATTGATTTTATTTTTGATTATGCTACTTAAAATTTCGCGAACCTTTTCAGGACTGAATTTTTGTTTGTAATATTTGTAAAGCCATTTGCCCACTTGGTCTCGTATTTCTGGATTCTCGATGAATTCAGAGCTATACCTTACTACCTCTTTTTCTGTAGAAGCTATAAAAGGATAATCTGGCGGTAAAGCATCTGTTTCAGACAGAAGCGAAAATTTCTTATTTCTAATTGCAATAATAGGTAGTCCACACGCCATTGCTTCGACTCTAACCATACCCCCAGCGCAGGGGAAAGTTTCTATGAGAAAATCTGCAACGCCATATACTGCCTCTAAATGGGGCAAAGGTCCATCTATTATGAGTCTCTGCCTAGTATCTGGATCAGCAGGTAGGTATTTTTCCAGAACATTTCGAGGAGGGGGGTTCGTTACGAATAAATGATAATGGTTAGGAAATTTTTCTAAGAGTTCTTCTATTGTTTTAAAGAAATCCCAGTCTGGATCTCGAAGTACTTTATAGAAATTTCCTACAGAAATTGATAAGGTTGAGTTTTCAGGAATATCATAAAAGGTTTTTGAGACTTTTTGAGGTTTGATGTTGGTTGTAAGTGGAACGATGCAGGATTTATCGATCTTCCTAAACTTCTTGGAATATTTCACTGATTCGCTCCTCCATTCAACAAGCAAGTCAACAATATTTCTACCGAGCCAAAAAACGTGGTCAGCGTGATTAAAGAAAATAACATATGGTTTATTAGGGATGGTTAGTAGTGTTGTAACAGCAATGACATCATTTGGATTTATGAACAAGATTGTAATATCTGGTAGATCATTTCCAAGATATTCAATTAATTCTTTTATTCGATCTACATAGCTATCGTTATGGTCTAACTGCTTAATTGTAATGCCTTTATTTTTGAAATTATTTAAGTAAGAGTACTTTGTGGGCAGATTGGATACATTTGTGATATATAGATATTGATCATTAACAAAATTTGATAGTATGTCTACCCACTGTCTTAATACTTCAGAATGTCCACCCACATCATTTAGAGAGCTAACCACATATGCGATGCTTTTCACGTCTTTCTGCTTTTCTTGATTTTTGTTTAAATTATATTTGAATTTATCTTTCCCTTCATTTACACATTCACCAATTTTTGAGAGCAAATATTCCAGCTCCTCGTCGTACCA
Protein-coding regions in this window:
- a CDS encoding flippase; protein product: MDVGDTVGDSLRRVAKGAAIFFIGSIVGLFIAFIGRIIVVRYVSPSQFGVLSLSLVVFTILCTIASMGLPEGLTRQASYFLGKKDLEKVKAVFGAGIYLSTISGLLAAAGLFALSDVLAEFFGMPDVSWTLKIFSFALPVAMLNRTLVSIFRTYERADVKVIFSDLLPNTLRVAFIVAMVILSMSFYWVVMAYFFSIVISGIVFLTYSLRNVEFKTSESVFKYFKILIFFSLPLLIQSILGMLITWTDTLMIGYYLASSDVGLYNGAQPLAGLMQNFLASVSFLYFPIVSQLYARNQLREMGRTYAVVTKWLMSASLPIFLVLFFFPDAVLWLLYGEAYVPAAYALRALALGFFTHVMLGPNGLTLIAAGEAKFPTIAGFIAAVINFVLNLILIPLFGITGAAIASASTYATANAMISLKLYKDYKIHPFTKNYVKPAFISLAVALLIYLISKTLIQVEGWMLPVLFILFVVIYLLSLLFTRSFDQEDVMIMLSIEQRLGVDLTWAKRVLKRFV
- a CDS encoding alkaline phosphatase family protein; its protein translation is MSKNKRVIVIGLDGATWDLIKPWADEGELPTFKKLMEDGVWGYLESTIPPITGPAWVSFSTGKNPGKHGIFDFVYFENGRLKLHTSEDIKCKTIYEILSKKGLRSVIIGLPLSFPPPEGFNGIMVSDFLYPHKEIFPSNKLEYIKDYKVVPDLSKRGVKLIEDMVETAKKQIQAAKKMLIDEKWDFYFYLYPLTDSISHHFWKELKGNTKIGQTARKIFQIADEFLSWLLDQIDENTILILMSDHGFGDYSYKINLNIIFKKYGFLKTKIVENPSEIDETLGEHVMNNLLHKKVRILSIPKVLFKLATLPLIKPIAKAIFGFIFRQNRVQINPEKIDFNNSIAFIPTSESLGIYVRDENSRKKQEITNKIMSILNELEFNKQKVFKKILRKNEVYSGPFVESAPEILLIPNGFFVSPALRGNIFEKFEPCSFHDIYGIFLVYGPGIKKGYKIENAKIYDIAPTILHILGLPIPNDMDGRVLMEIFEPNSELAKRQPVHVDPSYYDKKSEEDRLKLKIKELKFKRKI
- a CDS encoding glycosyltransferase → MDVKLKKELENYNYLKSKAIAAFREGKLEQALDYAYVAATYAWSVHLGIWYDEELEYLLSKIGECVNEGKDKFKYNLNKNQEKQKDVKSIAYVVSSLNDVGGHSEVLRQWVDILSNFVNDQYLYITNVSNLPTKYSYLNNFKNKGITIKQLDHNDSYVDRIKELIEYLGNDLPDITILFINPNDVIAVTTLLTIPNKPYVIFFNHADHVFWLGRNIVDLLVEWRSESVKYSKKFRKIDKSCIVPLTTNIKPQKVSKTFYDIPENSTLSISVGNFYKVLRDPDWDFFKTIEELLEKFPNHYHLFVTNPPPRNVLEKYLPADPDTRQRLIIDGPLPHLEAVYGVADFLIETFPCAGGMVRVEAMACGLPIIAIRNKKFSLLSETDALPPDYPFIASTEKEVVRYSSEFIENPEIRDQVGKWLYKYYKQKFSPEKVREILSSIIKNKINGENKVEMQSNFEELSYNLEYAYSWSRKNSRFGPNRNLLFQSILKQSAFSGRHRFKFYIESIKNREFISKKELVGSIVLAVVGWRGGILCKSLVLKRRMKFNVKK